The Chroicocephalus ridibundus chromosome 3, bChrRid1.1, whole genome shotgun sequence genome includes the window TCCAAGAACCACCCAGGGCTGCCTGTTTCCctgccctggaggggttcaaggccaggttggccggggcttggagcaccctgggctggtgggaggtgtccctgcccagggcagggggtggcactgggtgatgcttacggtcccttcccacccaaaccagtctgtgattctacaattccATGATCCCCCCCTTGGCtaaccctccctgccccaggggacCCAAACCCCCTTTGCAGCCTGCGATCCCCCCCCATGGCACAAAGCAGCCCCCCACAGGCTGGGTTTGCAGCCCCCCCGAAAgctcagccccccccaccccgagccgaCATCACGACAGACCTTCGGTGCCGACGGCCCGCAGCGGGTGCACGTCGTGCTTGTAGACAAACTTCTCCTCCAGCACCATCTGGATGGCGACGATCACCTGCGCCATGATGATGAGCAGGTCAcctgcggggagaggagaggggagggaaggggaaagggaaggggaaaggagggagaggagaagggaaggaaggggagagagaagggacggaaaagagggagaggggaagggaaagaaagcagggagaggggaagggacggaaggggagagagaagggaagggaaggaaaggagggagaggagaggggaaaggaagaagggagaggagaaaggggagaggagaagggaaggaaagggggagaggagaagggaagggaaggaaaggagggagaggagaaaggggagaggagaagggaaggaagtggggagagaagggaaaggaaggagggagaggagaagggaaaggaaggagggagaggagaagggaaaggaaggagggagaggagaagggaaaggaaggaggaagaggagaagggaaaggaaggaggaagaggagaagggaaaggaaggaggaagaggagaaggaaaggaaggggagaggctGAGCTCCCTGTCCCCCTACCCACTGGACGGGCAGCGCAGtgcagctgtgcccagggagcCCCGCACAGGCCCGGGGACGGgcttattccccccccccccgcctcgccgtgGCCATCCCGCCTCCCCCAAGGGCCACCACGTACCGGTTATGACCTCGCTGAGCTTGTGTTTCTGGTCGTGGGAGCTGTGCAGGTCagccagccccaccaccaccagccccacgatGGTGACCAGGATGCCCAGCCACTGGCTCAGCTCCAGCCTGCGGCCCAGGAAGGCCACGGAGAGGAGCCCGGTGAAGATGATGACGGACCCTCGCAGCATCTGGAAGCTGGAGGCGCTGGTCATGTTCAAGGCTGCGCGGGGGGAAGAGAGACAGACCCATGAGTCGCGTGTGCTGCCGGAGCTAACGCCACCGCCCCTCTGCTTAACGGTCTGCTGCAGTAATTAAGAGCAGATCAGCGATTAACGGGAGGAAGGGGCAGCGACACTGTCCCCTAGGACTCCtagagctggcagcagggaggctcGCGCCAAGACGCAGCCCCACGGGAACGCTGTGCCCCCCGAGGAACACGGCTCACTGAGCCCTGCCACAACTCGTTACATGGGTGGGGAGCGTTTGCTCAGACCCCTCTCGCCGGCTGCGTGGTCATCGCCCCCCCAGAACTGAACGCACCACGGAATCCTGCAGCCCGACAGCCGCATCCgaccccagggatggggcaaggaGGGGGGACGGAGGCGGCGTCCCGGTCCCCAGCACTTACCCACGTACATGATGCTGGTCCCAGTCATGTCGCAGAGGGCGGGGGGCAGGAAGAGCAGGGGGCTGAAGGGCTGCGACGGGGCCATGCTGGGCTCCGGCCTCCGCCGATCCCTCCACACCAGCAGGTAAAACACCCCCAGGCAGGAAAATTCACCCAGGAACATGCCCACGGCCTGCGGGAGAGGCGGGTGAGGGGGGTGGCCCTGCCGGCAGGACCCATCCTGCCCCGGGACGGGGACACTCACCTGCAGGAAGGGGTGCTGGAAGCTGTGCTCCTCCGTCCCGCCGCAGCCGGCCGCGCTGAAGTTATCAGCCCACCTAcgaggcagaggagagggtggTGGTTAGagcagggggatgtggggagccCCAGCGCACCCCCGGAGCCAGCCCAGGGCCACCGGCCCCCCTGAGGTGACGGCTCCGGGGACAGGACACCCATGGGGAAGGAGAGACACGGCTGCCCTGACTtgacagcagctcctggcccggctcccagccctgagTGACAGGCAGGGAAACGGACACCGCTGTGTCACACAGCACCGCGATCCGGTGTCCCCGCGCCCATCGTTGCCGGCACACGCGGCCGGAGCCGGCCAGGCAGCACTGTCACCTCCCCGGGAGACCAGGACAGCACGGTGGGGGGGTCATCCCgaccccttccttccttcctgtgtCACCGTCCTTGAAGACTTGGGGGCTACAGGACACATGGCCCATAAAAGATGCTGGAAaccaggctggggggcagcagctcTCCCGGTTTTGGGGCACAACCCCCCTTTTTTGTGTACCCAAACAGCACAGAGGGCAACGCTGGACGAACAGAGGCTGTGGCACAGGTTCCCACGGCCCGTTTTGGGGAGGATCTCCCCTCTTTAAGGACCATCCGCAACAGGAGGGGACCCCAGCCCCTTGGTGTCCGGCTGCCTGCCCCCAGGACACCCTGAGACGGGCAGGGAAGGCACCCAACTCCCCTCCGGCAGCTTTTTGCTGACGCTGCGCGGCCAcggagctgctgagctgggggAAACGGGGCGCGAGCGGAGGCCAGGGCAATCCCCAGCCTGTCTCTCGCCACCCGGCGAGGGGCTTTTCCGCCAGGCCAGCAAGATTTCAGCATGAGTCAGCCCTGGGTGACACGCTGCAGCCCCTCCGCCGCGGGCCAGCGCTGGTCCCTGTGTTGCAAGAGGCTTTGCCGGGCCACACACGGGTCTCGTGAGCTGGCCGAGAGCTCGGTGCCACCccccggctctgctctgccccgcGGCGgttccgtgcctcagtttccacccGCCCCGGGGACCTCGGTCTGCTGTGTGTGTCACCGGGGCCAGCTGGAGCTTGGCCACCTGGTGAAACCCCGCTGATGCCCACGCGTCTGCCTGGAGGCACCGGGACGAGCCGGCCGGGCAGGTCTGCCTTGTCCCGGCGACTCTTGGGAACGCCGTCCGTCCTCATCCTCGCTGCGAGGGCCGGGAGCACCCCAGGGCGCTGTCGGTGGGAAGGGGCTCAATCCAGCCCCCGCCTGGCCTTTGGGGCGAGCTGGAGCGCAGAGGGGTGCAGGGGtcctggttttgggggggggcactcgcacagctcctccccagcacccatggcGGGGGACCCGCACCCCTCGGCAGCGCCCAAAGAAGGCTGGAGACACCCCCGGCCACgcagcccccccttcctcccccatcaCCAGGAGCTGTGACCCctaagcagcagcagccccggtcTCCATGGggcaccccacaaccccccagTGCAACGGCAGCCCCCCCAGATCTGGAGGGGGGGCACGGGGCAGGTCCTAGGCCTCTGCCCAACACAACCTGGGCCGCGACCCGGCCCGGGGCGGCCCCCCAGGTCCcacatggggctgggggtgccgtgGGGAGGGGAGGACCTGGAGCCCACCCCGGGGTGCGACACCCCCGCAGCTTCGGGAAGATCAACGCTGGGACGGAAGGAGGGACGGGGGCCCTGAAGACCGGGCTCCGACACGCCGGGGGAAACGGctaaggggggtggggggggtgccaGGCCGCCCTGAGGCCCGGGAGGGCCCCGGTGGGCCCAGCCCCAGGCCCAAGCTGGGGCCGTGTCCGCCGCCAGCCCCCGGGGGTGCGGGTCTCCCCCAGCCGCCGGGAGGACTCACTTGGCCGCCAAGGTGTTGATGGAGCCGGTGAGCAGCATGAGGGCGGCCAGGCCCAACTGGTACCGGGACCAGGCCatggccccgccgccaccgcctcccgccgcctcccgccctgcaccggggccgccgccgcACGGACACGCCCCGCGCCCGCATGGCCACGCCCCCCGCCGCCACGGACACGCCCCCTGGTGAGTCACGCTCCGCCCCGATTGGCCCCGCTCCTCCCCTCAGCCTGTAACCACGCCCACACGGGCACATGACCACGCCCCCAGCCTGTAAACCACGCCCACCGGCCTgcgtggccccgcccccgccgagcTGCCGGGGCACGGGCCCTGTgcgccgccccggggctgccgaTGCCCGGTGGGTCCTGTGCCGGTACTGCCGGTCCCGGTGCCGCCTGTCCCGGTGGTGACAGCTGTCCCGGGGCTGGCTGTGCCGGTACTGCCGGTCCCGGTGCCGCCTGTCCCGGTGGTGACAGCTGTCCCGGGGCTGGCTGTGCCGGTACTGCCGGTCCCGGTGCCGCCTGTCCCGGTGGTGACAGCTGTCCCGGGGCTGGCTGTGCCGGTACTGCCGGTCCCGGTGCCGCCTGTCCCGGTGCTGATAGCTGTCCCGGGGCTGGCTGTCCCGGTGGTGGCTGTGCCGGTGCTGCCTGTCCCGGTGCCGCCGGTCCCGGTGCTACCAGTACCGGTGCTGGCTGTCGCGGGGCTGGCTGTGGCAAGGCTGCCGGTCTCAGGACTGGCTGTGTCGGTGCTGCTGGTCCCGGTGCTCCCTGCCCCGGTGCCACCTGTCCCGGCGGGCcctgtgctggtgctgctggtcccGGTGCCACCTGCCCGGTGGGCCCTGTCTGTTAAAGAATTTCAGTACTCGGTGGGTACCTCTGGGTTTGCTTTATTAACAACTCAGAGTTGGTCCCTCACCTCAGTGAGTGGCGAAGTCTGACAAGGAATAATCtcatatatatatacgtatatacgGTTAAAACAATCACGTACTTGGCGTTTCTGTCCAAGAGGGTCTGGGTGTTCCCTTATGGCTTTTCAGTTCCCTATTCTTTAGTAATTTCAAAAGTCCATACAGTTCCTCTGCCTCGGGTGATTCTTCATCGTCTCGTTCCAGTTCTCCTTTTGTTGTTCTCTCCAGGCAGGGTTATCCCAGGCAGGGCAAGGATATCCCAGGCAGGGCAAGGATATCCCAGGCAGAGGTAGCCCGGGCAGGGTTAGCCCACGCAGCAGtagcccaggcagggcagggggtagCCCTGTGGTGCTGCCCAGTGCAGCTCACCGGCATGGTTTGTGGTCACCACAGTCTCTTGTCTTCTTCAAACAATCTTTACCTGTAGGATTCTTGGAAACTTAAGCCATTCTATTAATTACATGCTTTAGTCTATGTCTATTTTTGAATGCCCGACCTTTTCCAAGTTAATCGCTTATTTCCTATGATTCTGTCTTATGCCTGCTATCTACATTCGCTGTTCCGTTGATTCGGCCTGACTGGGTTTTTGAGCCAGCCATGGTGAGGGCTATCCGAAGGACAAACGAGCAGTACGTTGCTCGGCGTTGTTCTTACCACCGGCATATTAACAATCAGTTCTACAATACTATATCTACTCACtgatatgtaattattttctatattaaaaattaagcttGGTCACGGTTCGCTGTTGCGTTGCCCAGGAGCCTACAAGCCTATTTTCTTTTCGGCTGGCCCTGTGCCGCCTGCCCCGGTGCTGCCGTGCCCCGGTCCCCGCGTCGCCATCCCCGCAGACCTCCCTCCCCAGGCCGCCGCCctgcgctccccccgccgccaacCCCGTGCCCCCATCCCGGTGCCCCCGGTCCCGACGCCGCGGTCCCCcggtgccccgctccccgcgggcggtgtgcccgtgtccccctgtccccgtgtccccgtgtcacgcccgtccccgccgcggcggggccggcagatGGCGCCGGCGGAGCAGGTTGGGCTCCCGGTCGCCCCCGGGGCTCGGGCTCCGCCGTCCTGCCCGGGCCAGGCAGGAACGACggaccctcctgcccccccggggTTACCTTCCCCGGCTGCCCGGCCCGGGCTAACCCTGCCCGGGCTAccactgccctgcctgggctAACCCCTGCCTGGGCTAATCCTGTCCTGCCCGGGCTACCCCCGCCCTGTGTGGGCTACCCCTGACCAGGCTAACCATGCCTGGGCTAACCCTGCCCTGCGTGGGCTAATCCTGCGTGGGCTAATCCTGCCGGGGCTACCCTTGCCCTGTCTGGGCTATTCCTGTGTAGGCTAACCCTGCCCGGGCTACCTCTGCCTGGGATATCCTTGCCCTGCCTGGGATAACCCTGCCTGGAATAACCCTGCCCTATCTGGGCTACCCCTGCCCAGGCTAACCTTGCCTGGGctacccctgccctgcccgggctaaccctgcccagcctgggctaACCATGCCCGGGCTAACATTACTCTGTCTGGGCTACCTCTACATGGGCTAACCCTGCCTGGGCTACCTCTACATGGGCTAACCCTGCCTGGGCTACCCCCTCCTTGCATGGGCtactcctgccctgcctgggctaCCTCTGCTCAGGCTACCTCTGCCTGGGCTATCCTTGCCCTGCCTGGGGTAACCCTGCCTGAGCtactcctgccctgcctgggctaCCACTGCCCGGGCTACCCCTGCCCGGGCTATCCCTGCCCTGTGCAGGCTACCCCTGCCCTGTGTGGGctacccctgccctgcccggACTAACCCTGCCCGGGCTACCTCTGCCTGGGGTATTCTTGCCCTGCCTGGGCTACCCCTGCCTTCTGTGGGctacccctgccctgcctgggcttgCCCTGCCTGGGCTAGCCCTGCCCGGGCTAGCCATGCCCAACTAGCCCCGCTCATGGACGCAGCACCAGGCGCagacccccagcgccccccagctccccggggctGTTCTCGGGGCGcagttccccccagccccggtgggGGCCAGCCCTGGCCCGCGGGGTCTCGCCACCCACCCCTGACCGAGGGGTGCCGGTGGGGCCCCTCCACACCCAGCAGCtggctccgccgcccccccccgccccaacctcggtccgccccccccccccccccgggcctccCCGGCAGCCGGAGATAAATTGTTTTTCCATCCGACGTCAGCCCCGGCGGCCGTGACCCGTGGGAggcggcaggggggggacacccacGCCAAGGGCCTTCGCCAAGGCTGTCTGCGCCCGGCGGAGTTAACCCttcccgccgcgggggggggcacggcccggGATGCtgcggaggggggggacgggaacGGATccctggtggggggggtgtgtgatgGCGAGGGGACCGAaaggtgtccctggggagggatgtggtGGGGAGGGGACCGAAACTcatccctggggagggatgtgacAGGGAGGGGACTGAAaagtgtccctggggagggatgcgatggggggggggggggggcgaaaagtgtccctggggagggacatGATGGGAAAGGGACTGAAaagtgtccctggggagggatgtggtggggagggatgtggtggggagggggccgaGAATTGTCCCTGGGGAAGGATGTGATGGAGAGGGGACAGAAATTTGTTCCTGGGGAGGGATGTGATGGGGAAGGGGCCAAAATGTGTCCCTGCGGAGGGATGTGGTGGGGAGGGGACTGAAAAGTG containing:
- the SLC35F6 gene encoding solute carrier family 35 member F6, yielding MAWSRYQLGLAALMLLTGSINTLAAKWADNFSAAGCGGTEEHSFQHPFLQAVGMFLGEFSCLGVFYLLVWRDRRRPEPSMAPSQPFSPLLFLPPALCDMTGTSIMYVALNMTSASSFQMLRGSVIIFTGLLSVAFLGRRLELSQWLGILVTIVGLVVVGLADLHSSHDQKHKLSEVITGDLLIIMAQVIVAIQMVLEEKFVYKHDVHPLRAVGTEGFFGFIILALLMVPMYYIPAGGFSGNPRRTLEDALDAFCQIGRRPLIALALLGNISSIAFFNFAGISVTKEISATTRMVLDSLRTLVIWAVSLAVGWETFHGLEILGFGVLLTGAALYNGLHRPLLALLPRQREESGGAAEREALLRGESTAINNGES